DNA from Lujinxingia litoralis:
GAGTGAGGCGGCGCCGTTGAAGCGGCCAGCGCCTACGATCTCGACCTGATCGCACACTGGCCCTTCCGCCTCCAGCGTGAGGCGGCCCCGTTGAAGCCAGTATAGCTTGCGGCGCTCAAGCTCATCGCGCTTTCCTTCCGCCTCCTGAGTGAGGCGGCCCCGTTGAAGCCCACAAATCCGGATTGTCTTGGTAATGACACCCCTCCCTTCCGCCTCCTGAGTGAGGCGGCCCCGTTGAAGCCCGGTGCCGGCGTAGCCGGTCAGCGTGAAGAACCGACCTTCCGCCTCCAGAGTGAGGCGGCCCCGTTGAAGCAGGACCAGGAAGACGTGGAGATCGTCGCGGAACGTTCGCCCTTCCGCCTCCTGAGTGAGGCGGCCCCGTTGAAGCTGAGCTGGTCGAGTGCGCCCGCGAATCCGAGCGACGCCCTTCCGCCTCCAGAGTGAGGCGGCCCCGTTGAAGCGCCTCCCGGTCATAGCGGGTGCCAAGAGCCTCCCCACCTTCCGCCTCCAGAGTGAGGCGGCCCCGTTGAAGCGTTGATGGCGCGCCAACCAAACTCGCGCCGCAGATCCTGCCTTCCGCCTCCTGAGTGAGGCGGCCCCGTTGAAGCGAAGCTGGATCTTGGCCATGACCGTACAGGTGACGTCGACCTTCCGCCTCCAGAGTGAGGCGGCCCCGTTGAAGCTGGATCTCGGATGGCCTCGACGGACCGCATGGCCTGCCTTCCGCCTCCAGAGTGAGGCGGCCCCGTTGAAGCAATCTTCATGTTGAACGCCTTTAGCGTGAGTTGACTTGCCCCTTCCGCCTCCAGAGTGAGGCGGCCCCGTTGAAGCGCCTCACGCTGCAGGGTGGAAAGGTCGTAGGGAAGAGGCCTTCCGCCTCCAGAGTGAGGCGGCCCCGTTGAAGCAGGCCGGCGGGCACGGCTTCGAGTGGGTCTGCATCGCCCTTCCGCCTCCAGAGTGAGGCGGCCCCGTTGAAGCCGGCGCGCCCAGGTAGCGTTCATCGAGCCCTTGAGACCTTCCGCCTCCAGAGTGAGGCGGCCCCGTTGAAGCGGTGCGATCTTGCTTCTTGCCGGACTTGTCCACCCACCTTCCGCCTCCAGAGTGAGGCGGCCCCGTTGAAGCCCGTGCTGCTGGGCTGTCGATGCGTTGGAGGTGATCAGCCTTCCGCCTCCAGAGTGAGGCGGCCCCGTTGAAGCATGAGCGAGAGGCCGATTGATACTGCGATAATAGGCCACCTTCCGCCTCCCTCGGTAGGCGGCCCCGTTGAAGGGGGGGCGGCATCGTTTGGGCGTATCGTTCCGTTCGATCCACCCGCGTCATCGAAATGGTCCGGTTGTGAACGCTGGCCTTTTATGGTATCCGACGCGTACCTCTTTTGCGTGACATGCCTTCGTTGGACGACGAGATTCTGCTCATTTTGAGTTCGCCGCCTTCTTGAAGATTTGGGGAAAATACCGCGTCCACGATGGCCCTGGTGCAGCAAGTGGCCGGGGCTTCGGTGTGTGAAAGTTGATAGTGTCGACAGATGGTCATTGATGTGTGGATTGAAAATAGCGCGGACGAACGTCACGCCGGAAGACGATTTATAAAATTATCGGCGATGAGTAGAAGGGGATACTATGTCTGAACAGATGCAATACGAATCGAATGTTGAGAAACTTATTCTTCTCGTCGGCTCGAATCCGCTTCCAAATTACCTCGTGGCACGTGCTCTGCGACCTGAATGTGTCGGGCTTGTCTATACGAAGGAGACCGAGGTTGCGAAGGATAGATTGAAGAGCGAACTCCAGCGGGTCCTGGGCAACTCCAACATCGTTGACGCCTTCGTCCAGGATGCAACGTGTGCGCTAACTGTTCGGCGTACCATTGCGAGGCTCCTTGCTCAAGGTAATCAAATCGGTTCGTTCGAGCTAAACTACACGGGTGGCACCAAAGTTATGGCTGCACACGCGAGAATTGCTTTCGCTGAGAGTGGCGGAATGCCGGAACAATCGTCGTACCTCGACGAGGGCGGAAAGGATGTCCAGCCGCGACTTCGCTATGACAACGGGCGCGCGCTCAGCCTGGAGGAACTCTGCAGCCCGGCGCTGGAATTACAGACAGTCCTCGCCCTGCACGGTATAAATCACAGGCCCCGTTCCTCCCGAGAGGGCGCACCAACACAAGATGATGCCCGGAAGATCCTCTGCGCTGTTCTTCAAGAGCCAGAATTGGCGAAAAAACTTTACGAAGAGCGAATTCGTCTTGAAACACTGAGAAAGCCTAAAGTGGCTGTTTCGGAGCCGTTTCAACCAAGTGCTTATGGTCTAGACCTGAGTATTCGGGGTCTGCCGGAGTCCGAACAGACGAATAGCAGGCTCTATAAGAGTTGGTACAAATTCATTGGTGGTGAATGGCTCGAAGAGTGGATTGGAACGAAGATTGGCGAGCTCGAAATGACGCCAGTCCCGGAAGTCGTGGTGGGTGTTAACGCGTTCCGTGGTGAAAATCGCGCGAATCTCGAAGTGGATGTGGCGGTCGTTCGCGGTCATCGAACGTACTTTGTGTCTTGCACTACTGATGACACTAAAAGCAGGTGCAAATCCAAGCTCTTTGAGGTCGCGGTGCGGTCGCGTCAACTCGGTGGCGACCTTGCCCGCGCAGCGCTGGTCTGCTTGGCCGACGATAAGACCGTGAGAGAACTTCAGCAGGACATCAATGACCTCTGGGGGGCGACAAACACGACGCGAGTCTTCGGACTGTCAGATCTCAAAACATGGTCTGCCTGCGAAGGCCAGCAACCGAACTTATATGCGTTAGAATCTTGGATGGAGAGCTGACAATGCCCGTTCTTACTGCAGTCGATGTGCTCGGCATTCAGCGTTACGTTTTCGGTTCCAGCCGTCTCCGAGATGTGCTGGCCTCTTCCTGGATGGTGTCCCATGTGACAGAGCGCGAACAGCTCGTGCAGTGGGCAGAACTCCCCTCGTCGGCTGTGCTTCTCGCTGCGGGCGGAAACGCCATTATCGAGTTCGACACCATTGAGCAGGCACGAGACTGGTCTGCTTGTTACTCCAGATGGCTTCATGAGACGGCTCCAGGCCTGGACGTTGTAGTAGCGCATCGTCCCTACGAAGCGCAGTCGCTTGCGTGGGCGCTCCGCGTCCTCCAGGTGGACGTTGCTCGTGCCAAGTATGGCCGTGCGCCCAATATGCCGCAGCTAGGTCTCAGCGTCACCGCGTCCTGCTCAAACACCGGGCTGCCAGCGACGAATATGGACCACGGTGAGCTCGTGTCGTCCGGCGTTCACCAACTTCGGATGTGCGTCGACAACGCAAGGGCGCGTTGGGCGAATTTCGTTTCATCTTTGGAGCCTATGCCTGGCTGGCGAGCAGACTTTCCAGATGAAATCGACCATATGGGGCGGACGTACGGGCAATCGAGCTTGGTGGGGGTGGTGCATGTTGACGGCAATGGCGTGGGACGCCGTATCAAGAGGTGGCTGGAGCGTTGCCTCGAACAAGGAACAGACGATGAAAGCATCCGTGCCCAATACCATGAGTGGTCGGATGCCATCGACAGGGCCGGACATTCTGCTCTGTTGACTGCGGTCCGTCGCGTAGCCTCTTGCATCCAGATTGAAGACGACCATTGCGTGCTACGAGGAACGCCTGTGGAGCTCGGGTATCGCCTTCATGACTGGCGGGACGATAGAACTCATCGTAGGGCGAGGCAAACCGTCCTTCTCCCGCTTCGCCCTGTGCTCCTGGGCGGTGATGACCTCACCTTTTTGTGCGACGCGCGAATCGCGCTCGATCTGGCTGCCGCAACGTTGCAAGAGTTCGAGCGCCACGAGATTCCGCACCTCGGGGACGATGGTGCTTCAACGACGCTAACAGCGTGTGCGGGCGTAGCGCTGGTCAAAGCACACGCGCCGTTTCACCGCAGCTACGAGATTGCAGAAGACCTTTGCCGGAACGCCAAACGCGCTCGCACGGTTGCTAATCAAGACGCTGCGATGGAAACCGGGGGGTGGCTCGACTGGCACATCGGCACGACACGTCCAGGCGAGTCGGTGGCCCAGATTCGTGAGCGGGAATACTCCCGCGGGAACATAGAACTTACGATGCGACCGTTCCCGGTTACTGGACCCTCGAATAGAATACAAACATGGGCCTGGCTCGATAATGAACTCCTCGGGCCTCCATCCGATGGAGGTGCTCGTGGGCTTCGTGGAGCCCATTGTTGGGCGGGGAGCCGAAATCGGGTCAAAGCTCTCGGTTCCGTCGTAGTGGGCGGAGCCCATGAGGTCGAACGTCAAATTGGGGCATGGAGGGCGACGGAATCAACTATTCAGCTTCCGGGGGCTCTCGACGACAGCGGGTACCTCGGACAGAAGACGCCGCTGCTTGATGCTGTCGAAATGTTCGACCTACATCTTCGCCTCAAGCCGGACTTTCGTGTGGCTGGGACAGCTTCTGAGCCTAGTGGCAATGCAGCAGAGGAGATGAGCCGATGACAACACAGAGCATCATCCCCGCAAGTCTGCGAGTGGAACTTCTCTCGGACGCAACATTCAGTCGCGGTGAGGGCACTGCGGGCCTGGTTGACATTGAAGTCGAGCACGATTCTCTCGGGTTGCCCTTGATCGGAGGAAGGACGATACGGGGATTGCTCCGCGACTCGTGGTTGTCGATGCAGCCCCACTTTCCCGATCTCAATGATGCCGCGGCCAGGGTTTTGGGACGCAGCAAGAGCCTCGACGATGAATGTCGTCTGCGGGTTGGCGATGCATATTTGCCTGAACCGATTCGGGAGGCAGTACGCATTAGTTTACAACGCAGCGTGAGTCCATTGGGGCCGGAAGCGATCTTGGATGCGTTCACCGATATTCGTTACCAGACTGCCGAGGATAGGAGCTGCGGAGCTCCTGAAATCACGACGTTGAGGAGCACCAGGGTCGTGCTTCGGGGGTTTCGGTTTAAAGTCGCACTGACGTGGCTTGACGGCTATCAGCCGAATTCAGATGACCTGCAAGTGCTCGCGCTGTGCGCGCTGGTCACTCGCCACGGAGGGCTGACACGCAATCGGGGGCGTGGGCACCTTCGGTGTACCCTCGACGGAGATCTGGCTCTTACCCGGCGTTTGGCCGAAGGGGATTCAAAACGGAGGGCTTCGTGAGCGGCGACACTACGACAATCTTCTTGCCCTACACGCTGACCCTGCGCGCTCCGGCGATCACGACGGCCCTGTCGGGCGATCCGAATAGAGCCGTCACGCAGCCGTTTATCCCGGGCAGTGTCATTCGCGGCGCAGTCGCTGCTCGATTGCTCGCCGAGGGTGAGACTGCAAATAGTGACGTTTTCAGAGACTTCGTCCTCACCGGCGCCGTCCGCTACCTACATGCCTATCCGGAGCTAAATGGCCAGCGTGCGATGTTGGTGCCGCAATCCTGGTGTAGTGTAAAGAGCAGCCTGGAGAGTGTCCGAGACTTGGCTGCGTTCGATGGCCGTGTGACGGAGGATTGTGACGCAGAAGATCTTGCGGATCATTGGCCAGATGAGACGCTCGTCTCACTTGGCGTTCCCTTCACCACACCATTGACATCGTCAGGTGCACGAACGGTCGCAGCGCCGCGAATCGATGCGCGCCTTCACCAACAGCGTGACCGTATTAGGGGGCGGCCATGGACAGACAAGGTCGATGGGCGCGAGGTTCCTCGGGGGGCTATCTTCTCCTATGAGTACCTTGAGCCGGAACAAGTTTTCCGCGGTCTGGTGCAAGTCCATCTGCACGCCACCCAGTCGGCGGATGCACATCGTATCGGAGAACTCCGGGATGATTACGTGCAGCGTCTTCGAGCGTTACTTGACGGGAAGCCGATCCTCGTGGGCCGGGCTCGCCGTGCTGGTTATGGCGGCGACGCCGAGCTCCAATTCAACGCGTCGTTCATGGACGCGGAGCAGGGAAACATCGCCGGCGGCCTGACTGCGGATCTGGAGTCCGGAACTTGCTTTCGGCTACTCCTCGCCTCCGCCTATGTCGGAAGACATCCCGTTACCGGACAGCTTGACCCTACAGCCCTGGTTCACGAACTCCATCAACGCGGCCTCGACGTGGTTATCGAGCGCCGCTATTGGTCATTTGAGACTGTCGGGAGCTTCAATCGAAAGTGGCGCCTTGAGGTACCACAAGCTCTGGCTGCATCGGCAGGCTCTGTGTTCGTGTTGAGGGCCAAGGGGGCGGTTCCCGTCACAGTCCTTCGAAGAATCGAGCGGGAAGGACTCGGTGAGCGCCGCGTCGAGGGATTCGGCCGAGTTATGTTCCTCTGCCATGAGGAGGATACGAAGTCACTTGTAGTTTGTTATGATGCAAGCGGTCTTGGAACGAACCACGCCGCAGATGCTGCGCAAGCGATGGACCCTTCGGCAGCTGACCAACTGGCGTTCTTGGAGAGGCGGATCGTGCGATCTGCGGCCAAACGTGAGCTGGACCGCGTGGCAGCGGATATCGCCGGCCGAGCGTCAAGTCTTCCAACGACGAGTTTGCTTGGCCGGATTCGCACACTTTTCCGTGTAGTTTGCGACGAAGCCACCGCACGCCAGGCACTGGTTCATCTGTGCACCTGGTGCGGTGAGGAGGGCGACTATGCTCTGAAGCCCGAGGCACGCAAAAAGCTCCAGAATTGTCTGTGTGAGGGGGGGACGCTGCTGACTTGGTTCCGCGCACTCACCGAATTCGACCACGATAAGAGAGAATGGTCTCGCCTCGTTGAGGCTGCGGGGACGCCGGCCCCGGCTGCATTATGTAGCTTAACGCAACGCCATTGCCTGACCACGCCAGACGCAGCAAAGGTAATTCTGGATGACCACGCAGCAGAGCTGACGGTGTACCTCATTGACGGGGTGCTTGCTGCTATGGCGCGACGAAATCGAGGAGGCAATCAATGAATAACGCCCAATTGCCCCTTGACGACGCGATGCCCGGCCGACCGATTCTGGCGCGGTGGGTGATCTGCGGGACGCTCCGGCTCGAAACCGCCATGCATCTCGGAGGGAAGACGTCCGAAAGGGTGGATAAAACGGTACTGCGAGACGCTCGTGATGGCGGCCCGTTACTCCCGGGAACTACGTTGGCAGGTGCGTTGCGCAACGCGCTCGCCGATCGGCTCGTGGGGTACGGTGTAGAAGAGCCGGTATCCGTGTCGCGCCTCTTTGGTGGCGGGCGAGGCGATGACGACGGAGCCCAAAGCCCTCTCATTGTCTTTGACGCGATCGGCAGGTTTCCCGAGGGTCAGGGGAGTGAGATCCGAGATGGTGTGGCCATCTCGCCGACCACTGGCACCGCGGAGGACAACAAGAAGTACGACTATGAAGTACTCCCTGCGGGAACGAGCTTCCCCATTCGGCTCGACCTGCTGGTGGCCAACGCGAGCCAAGAGAAAGAACAGGTCGAGGCACTGGCGACGTCGCTTGATGCACTCTCCGACGGTGAGACGGCCTTCGGAGCGAAGCGGTCACGAGGCCTTGGTCGGGTTTCAGCGACCTGGACCGCTCGGCGATTCGATCTCACCACGCCAGCGGGTTGGATGGCATGGGCTCAGGCCGATCATGAGTTTCCACACAATACCGCGGACGAAGATTTTTCGGCTCTTGATGCGCTGCGGGCAGCCGCGCCCGAATCCCTGACCGCGCTGACAGTTTTAACGGATGCGCGGCAGCGGGTTGTTTTGGAGCTCCATCTCAAGGTTGAGGGAGATGTCCTTATCCGCAGCCCTGGAGCATCTCCTGATGCACCAGACGTGTCGCATCTCACAAGCGGCGGATCTCCGATTCTCAGTGGCACAAGCCTTGGCGGTGCTCTTCGCTCGCAGGCCCTCCGAATCGCGCGACTCGTCCGTCACCGCAAGGGCGATGGGGATCGTTTGATCGACGAGCTCTTTGGTCCTCGCTTTGAGGGGCAACGCCCTCCACCCGGATTAAAACTTTTCGCATCCCGGCTTCGTGTGGGAGAGGCGGTTATCAAGGGCGGCTCGTCTCCGAGGCAGACGCGTGTTGCGATCGACCGATTTACTCAGGGCGTGATTCCGACCGCGCTCTTTGATGAGCAGGTCCAAAGCGGGGGAGAGGCGTGCGTGCAGCTTGAACTAAGAGATCCGAGAGCCGGTGAGCTCGGATTGCTCTTGCTGGTGCTCAAGGACTTGTTGAGCGGAGAGCTGCCAGTGGGGGGGGCGTCCGCGGTCGGTCGCGGTGTTCTAACTGGGGCTGCAAGGCTAACTTTCTACGATGGGGACGACACAGAACCACGCTCCGCGATCATTCGCCCGGGCTCGTCGCCAGCCGGCGATGCTGCTGCAGAGATCGAGGCAGCAATCCAACAGTTCGTCGAGCCGTCATCGGTTAATCATGAAGTGGAGGTGGCCGCTGGCGTGATTGAGGAGGGAGTTTCGCAGTGAGCATTACGACACCGAGCATCGCGGGTTGCACCATATCGTTATTTAATGAGCCGACCTGTCTTCAAATCCTAGAGTGGCTTGCAGGGGAGCTAGACTTGGCGCCGGAAGGCGTCGAGACAGGGCTGACTTGGGTTCTTGCACACTCTGATGATGGGGTGACATGGGGACGCTTCGACGAACAAGCAAACCGATGGCGACTGGGACATGATGCGATGCCCGAGGTGTCGCCGCCGATTCTGCCAGGGTCACTCCTAGAGCTACGAGTGTTCGGCGACGACGGCGAGTTGCTTATCTGGCGCACGGACGATGGGCTGTGCGGGCGACTTCTTAAGGATGACGAGCCCGAACGCAACACGAGCGATATAGACCCACTGCGCCCGTCCGAAGAGCTGCGTATTGTTCGCGGTGACCGGATTCGAGGAGGCGTCGGCGAGGGCTTCACCCGGGTTACTGACGCGGCTGGCGCTGAGCAGGTTTTGCCAATCAAGGTTGATAGTGCTCAGCTAAGAGAGGGGAAGATCCGCCTCCTCGTCCGCCACTATTGGGTTCAAAATGCAGACAACGGCACGGTGCGCATCGCCGTGACCAGGCTCGTAAAGCTCACGACGGGGGAACAACATGGCGGCTGATAAAGGAATCTTGCGCCTCTCGAAAAAGGGAGCAGTTCAAATTGAATTCGTAAGCAAGAAGGGAAAGACGGTGCTCGCTAATGCGGCTCAGGATCAATTATCCCACACCTTGCGAACAAGGTTGAATGAACTCGACGGCCAGGAAGTGGAGTTTGAGCGCGTCGGCGGACAGCCTAAGCGAATTCGGGAAGTTGGAGGGGCTTTTGTCACCGCGTATGCGAGCG
Protein-coding regions in this window:
- a CDS encoding Card1-like endonuclease domain-containing protein yields the protein MSEQMQYESNVEKLILLVGSNPLPNYLVARALRPECVGLVYTKETEVAKDRLKSELQRVLGNSNIVDAFVQDATCALTVRRTIARLLAQGNQIGSFELNYTGGTKVMAAHARIAFAESGGMPEQSSYLDEGGKDVQPRLRYDNGRALSLEELCSPALELQTVLALHGINHRPRSSREGAPTQDDARKILCAVLQEPELAKKLYEERIRLETLRKPKVAVSEPFQPSAYGLDLSIRGLPESEQTNSRLYKSWYKFIGGEWLEEWIGTKIGELEMTPVPEVVVGVNAFRGENRANLEVDVAVVRGHRTYFVSCTTDDTKSRCKSKLFEVAVRSRQLGGDLARAALVCLADDKTVRELQQDINDLWGATNTTRVFGLSDLKTWSACEGQQPNLYALESWMES
- a CDS encoding RAMP superfamily CRISPR-associated protein — translated: MTTQSIIPASLRVELLSDATFSRGEGTAGLVDIEVEHDSLGLPLIGGRTIRGLLRDSWLSMQPHFPDLNDAAARVLGRSKSLDDECRLRVGDAYLPEPIREAVRISLQRSVSPLGPEAILDAFTDIRYQTAEDRSCGAPEITTLRSTRVVLRGFRFKVALTWLDGYQPNSDDLQVLALCALVTRHGGLTRNRGRGHLRCTLDGDLALTRRLAEGDSKRRAS
- a CDS encoding RAMP superfamily CRISPR-associated protein; the protein is MSGDTTTIFLPYTLTLRAPAITTALSGDPNRAVTQPFIPGSVIRGAVAARLLAEGETANSDVFRDFVLTGAVRYLHAYPELNGQRAMLVPQSWCSVKSSLESVRDLAAFDGRVTEDCDAEDLADHWPDETLVSLGVPFTTPLTSSGARTVAAPRIDARLHQQRDRIRGRPWTDKVDGREVPRGAIFSYEYLEPEQVFRGLVQVHLHATQSADAHRIGELRDDYVQRLRALLDGKPILVGRARRAGYGGDAELQFNASFMDAEQGNIAGGLTADLESGTCFRLLLASAYVGRHPVTGQLDPTALVHELHQRGLDVVIERRYWSFETVGSFNRKWRLEVPQALAASAGSVFVLRAKGAVPVTVLRRIEREGLGERRVEGFGRVMFLCHEEDTKSLVVCYDASGLGTNHAADAAQAMDPSAADQLAFLERRIVRSAAKRELDRVAADIAGRASSLPTTSLLGRIRTLFRVVCDEATARQALVHLCTWCGEEGDYALKPEARKKLQNCLCEGGTLLTWFRALTEFDHDKREWSRLVEAAGTPAPAALCSLTQRHCLTTPDAAKVILDDHAAELTVYLIDGVLAAMARRNRGGNQ
- a CDS encoding RAMP superfamily CRISPR-associated protein: MNNAQLPLDDAMPGRPILARWVICGTLRLETAMHLGGKTSERVDKTVLRDARDGGPLLPGTTLAGALRNALADRLVGYGVEEPVSVSRLFGGGRGDDDGAQSPLIVFDAIGRFPEGQGSEIRDGVAISPTTGTAEDNKKYDYEVLPAGTSFPIRLDLLVANASQEKEQVEALATSLDALSDGETAFGAKRSRGLGRVSATWTARRFDLTTPAGWMAWAQADHEFPHNTADEDFSALDALRAAAPESLTALTVLTDARQRVVLELHLKVEGDVLIRSPGASPDAPDVSHLTSGGSPILSGTSLGGALRSQALRIARLVRHRKGDGDRLIDELFGPRFEGQRPPPGLKLFASRLRVGEAVIKGGSSPRQTRVAIDRFTQGVIPTALFDEQVQSGGEACVQLELRDPRAGELGLLLLVLKDLLSGELPVGGASAVGRGVLTGAARLTFYDGDDTEPRSAIIRPGSSPAGDAAAEIEAAIQQFVEPSSVNHEVEVAAGVIEEGVSQ
- the csx19 gene encoding type III-D CRISPR-associated protein Csx19, which gives rise to MSITTPSIAGCTISLFNEPTCLQILEWLAGELDLAPEGVETGLTWVLAHSDDGVTWGRFDEQANRWRLGHDAMPEVSPPILPGSLLELRVFGDDGELLIWRTDDGLCGRLLKDDEPERNTSDIDPLRPSEELRIVRGDRIRGGVGEGFTRVTDAAGAEQVLPIKVDSAQLREGKIRLLVRHYWVQNADNGTVRIAVTRLVKLTTGEQHGG